A single Pseudomonas brassicacearum DNA region contains:
- a CDS encoding ABC transporter permease, with amino-acid sequence MNARGVSSGQATVPRLRLTAAWALAPAAAVLFAFWLLPLAHLVVLGGESRDGGESGYWQVLGSAQYLGSLVQTCLLALATTLAALLVGGISGVFLSRQRFFGRSLLVALLTFPLAFPGVVVGFLVILLAGRQGLFANLGLELAGERWIFAYSLMGLCVGYLYFSIPRVILTVMAACESLDRSLEEAAHSLGAGHWRVICDVIVPGLAPALVSCGAICFATSMGAFGTAFTLGTRLNVTPVAIYNVFTNYANFTVAAALSVVLGVLTWAVLLLARRLAKNSRTVL; translated from the coding sequence ATAAACGCCCGGGGAGTCTCGTCGGGCCAGGCCACGGTACCGCGCTTGCGGCTGACCGCGGCCTGGGCCCTGGCACCTGCGGCAGCGGTGCTGTTCGCATTCTGGCTGTTGCCGCTGGCGCACCTGGTCGTGCTGGGCGGGGAAAGTCGTGACGGCGGCGAAAGCGGTTATTGGCAGGTACTGGGCAGTGCGCAATACCTGGGCAGCCTGGTACAGACTTGCCTGCTGGCCCTGGCGACCACCCTCGCGGCGCTGTTGGTGGGTGGCATCAGTGGGGTTTTCCTCAGTCGCCAGCGCTTCTTCGGCCGTTCGCTGTTGGTCGCCTTGTTGACCTTCCCGTTGGCGTTCCCCGGTGTGGTCGTCGGGTTCCTGGTGATTCTGCTGGCTGGGCGCCAAGGTTTGTTCGCCAACCTTGGCCTCGAACTGGCAGGTGAGCGCTGGATCTTCGCCTATTCGTTGATGGGGTTGTGCGTCGGTTATCTGTACTTCTCCATCCCGCGGGTGATCCTCACGGTGATGGCCGCCTGCGAAAGCCTGGATCGCAGCCTGGAAGAAGCCGCGCACTCACTGGGCGCCGGCCACTGGCGAGTGATCTGCGATGTCATCGTCCCCGGCCTGGCGCCGGCGCTGGTCTCCTGCGGAGCGATCTGCTTTGCCACCTCCATGGGCGCGTTCGGTACGGCCTTCACCCTGGGCACCCGCCTGAACGTGACCCCGGTGGCGATCTACAACGTGTTCACCAACTACGCCAATTTCACCGTAGCCGCTGCGCTGTCGGTGGTGCTGGGGGTGCTGACCTGGGCGGTGTTGCTATTGGCCAGGCGCCTGGCGAAAAACTCGAGGACAGTCTTGTGA
- a CDS encoding ABC transporter substrate-binding protein, which translates to MIRFSKTLATLLLCGVASLAQAAETAICYNCPPEWADWGTQLKAIADTTGVQVPLDNKNSGQALAQLVAEQAAPVADVVYYGVTFGLQAQKAGVVGTYKPKGWEQIPAGLKDPQGHWFAIHSGTLGIMVNVDALGGLPVPQSWGDLLKPEYKGMVGYLDPSSAFVGYVSAVAINQAMGGSLDDFTPAIDYFQKLAKNSPIVPKQTAYARVLSGELPILVDYDFNAYRARYKDKANVAFVIPKEGSISVPYVMSIVDNAPHRANAEKVLDFVLSDQGQALWAKAYLRPVRAMKMPADIAAQFLPDSDYARAGVVNYEQMAAAQEAFSARYLKEVK; encoded by the coding sequence ATGATCCGCTTCAGTAAAACCCTGGCGACGTTGCTGCTGTGCGGCGTGGCCAGCCTGGCCCAGGCTGCCGAAACGGCGATCTGCTACAACTGCCCACCGGAATGGGCCGACTGGGGCACGCAGCTCAAGGCCATTGCCGATACCACGGGTGTGCAGGTCCCGCTGGACAACAAGAACTCCGGGCAGGCCTTGGCACAACTGGTGGCCGAGCAGGCCGCGCCAGTGGCGGATGTGGTGTATTACGGCGTGACCTTCGGTTTGCAGGCGCAAAAAGCCGGGGTGGTCGGCACCTATAAACCCAAGGGCTGGGAGCAGATCCCGGCCGGTTTGAAGGACCCGCAAGGACACTGGTTTGCCATTCACTCCGGCACCTTGGGCATCATGGTCAACGTCGATGCGCTGGGTGGCCTGCCCGTGCCGCAAAGCTGGGGCGATCTGCTCAAGCCTGAGTACAAAGGCATGGTCGGCTACCTCGATCCGTCCAGCGCGTTCGTCGGCTACGTTTCTGCGGTAGCGATCAACCAGGCCATGGGCGGCAGCCTCGATGACTTCACGCCCGCAATCGATTACTTCCAGAAACTGGCGAAAAACTCGCCCATCGTGCCCAAGCAGACCGCTTATGCACGGGTGTTGTCCGGGGAGTTGCCGATCCTGGTGGATTACGATTTCAACGCCTACCGGGCACGCTACAAAGACAAGGCCAACGTGGCTTTCGTGATTCCCAAGGAAGGCAGCATCAGCGTGCCTTACGTGATGAGCATCGTCGACAACGCGCCCCATCGAGCCAACGCCGAGAAGGTCCTGGATTTCGTCCTGTCCGATCAGGGCCAGGCGCTCTGGGCCAAGGCGTACCTGCGGCCGGTGCGGGCGATGAAGATGCCTGCCGACATCGCCGCGCAGTTCCTGCCGGACAGCGATTACGCCCGGGCCGGCGTGGTCAACTACGAGCAGATGGCAGCGGCGCAGGAAGCCTTTTCCGCGCGTTATCTCAAAGAGGTCAAGTAA
- a CDS encoding LacI family DNA-binding transcriptional regulator, which translates to MTDLKEVARLAGVSRATAARTFASPEVVRPATREQVFAAARQLGFRPNRLGRQLRLQVTKLIGVVVPNLLNPVFAEQFQAMEHAARLRGYNLLLATTDYSSERESVVVEELLRQRVDGLVLTVTDAESNRVLQSLDNEDTPFVLAYHQPGNPHYSAVSVDNRAGMALATRYLLEAGHRRIGMVAGPALQSDRARLRYAGYCDAMREAGLDCLPVIEMPAHTQADFTAIAPLLQGPQALSALVCSNDLLAISLIAQLRRNGWHVPQQLSVIGFDGIALGTQMHPTLCSVVQPIEALACTVIDQLLAQIAGAPPVSHCLPCHIRPGESTQPYEETLDDPLQ; encoded by the coding sequence ATGACTGATTTGAAAGAAGTGGCACGTTTGGCAGGGGTTTCGCGGGCCACCGCGGCCCGCACCTTTGCCTCCCCTGAAGTGGTGCGTCCGGCCACCCGCGAGCAGGTGTTCGCCGCGGCGCGCCAGCTGGGTTTTCGGCCCAATCGTCTTGGCCGCCAACTGCGCCTGCAGGTAACCAAGCTGATCGGCGTGGTGGTCCCTAACCTGCTCAATCCAGTGTTCGCCGAACAATTCCAGGCCATGGAACACGCGGCGCGTTTGCGCGGCTATAACCTGCTCCTGGCCACGACCGACTACAGCAGCGAGCGCGAAAGCGTGGTGGTGGAGGAGTTGTTGCGCCAGCGCGTCGATGGCCTGGTGCTCACCGTGACCGACGCCGAAAGCAACCGTGTGCTGCAAAGCCTGGACAACGAGGACACACCTTTCGTGCTGGCCTATCACCAGCCGGGTAATCCGCACTACAGCGCCGTGTCGGTGGACAACCGCGCCGGCATGGCCCTTGCCACGCGTTATCTGCTGGAGGCCGGGCATCGGCGCATTGGCATGGTTGCCGGCCCTGCCCTGCAATCGGACCGTGCTCGCCTGCGTTACGCCGGTTATTGCGACGCCATGCGTGAGGCCGGTCTCGACTGCCTGCCGGTGATTGAAATGCCGGCCCACACCCAAGCCGACTTCACCGCCATCGCGCCATTGCTGCAAGGCCCGCAAGCCCTCAGTGCGCTGGTTTGTTCCAACGACCTGTTGGCAATCAGCCTGATTGCACAACTACGTCGCAACGGCTGGCACGTCCCCCAGCAACTTTCGGTCATTGGCTTTGACGGCATCGCCCTCGGCACCCAGATGCACCCGACGCTGTGCAGCGTCGTTCAGCCCATCGAGGCCCTGGCCTGCACCGTGATCGACCAACTGCTGGCGCAGATCGCCGGCGCCCCACCGGTTTCCCATTGCCTGCCCTGCCATATCCGACCGGGCGAAAGTACTCAACCCTACGAGGAGACACTTGATGATCCGCTTCAGTAA
- a CDS encoding MFS transporter translates to MTIANTHINADAEVVQDTAPLPIGSLFALALAAFVTILTEALPAGLLSQISEGLAISEALAGQLVTVYAIGSLLAAIPLTAATQGMRRRSLLLLAIAGFAVANTVTTLSSHYGLTIVARLLGGVSAGLLWALLAGYAARMVPESQKGRAIAIAMVGAPLALSLGVPAGTLLGNLIGWRMSFAIMSLFAVALMVWVRLKVPDFPGQTTGKRLALGQVFTLPGVRSVLFVVLAFVLAHNILFTYIAPFLMAAGLGERTDLVLLVFGVASLLGIWVVGVLIDRHLRALTLASTALFAISALTLGAMSDSPAATYIAVAAWGIAFGGAGTLFQTAIAKTAAEAADLAQSMLVTAWNVAIAGGGIVGGVLLDHLGVVAFAPVLVALLLLTLAVVWSARQYGFTAGMR, encoded by the coding sequence ATGACGATTGCCAATACCCATATCAACGCCGATGCCGAGGTCGTTCAAGACACTGCACCGCTGCCCATCGGATCACTGTTTGCCCTCGCACTGGCGGCGTTCGTGACCATTCTCACCGAAGCCTTGCCCGCCGGCCTTCTCTCACAGATCAGCGAAGGGCTGGCGATCTCCGAAGCCCTCGCCGGCCAGTTGGTCACGGTCTACGCGATAGGTTCCTTGCTGGCGGCCATTCCCTTGACGGCCGCGACCCAAGGCATGCGGCGCCGGTCGCTCTTGCTGCTGGCCATTGCCGGTTTTGCCGTTGCCAATACGGTCACGACGCTTTCGTCCCATTACGGCTTGACGATCGTTGCACGCTTGCTGGGGGGCGTATCGGCCGGGCTGCTCTGGGCGTTGTTGGCCGGTTATGCCGCCCGCATGGTGCCCGAGAGCCAGAAAGGTCGGGCGATTGCGATTGCCATGGTTGGCGCACCCTTGGCGCTATCCCTGGGCGTACCGGCCGGCACCTTGCTCGGTAACTTGATCGGTTGGCGGATGAGCTTCGCCATCATGAGCTTGTTCGCCGTCGCCCTGATGGTCTGGGTACGACTCAAGGTGCCTGACTTTCCTGGGCAAACCACCGGCAAACGCCTTGCCTTGGGCCAGGTCTTCACCCTGCCGGGCGTTCGCTCGGTGTTGTTCGTGGTGTTGGCCTTTGTCCTGGCGCACAACATCCTTTTTACCTATATCGCGCCGTTCCTGATGGCGGCGGGCCTGGGCGAGCGGACCGACCTGGTTCTGCTGGTCTTCGGGGTCGCATCGCTGCTGGGCATCTGGGTTGTCGGCGTGCTGATCGATCGCCATCTACGGGCATTGACCCTTGCCAGCACGGCGCTGTTCGCAATCTCGGCACTGACGCTAGGTGCCATGAGCGACAGTCCCGCCGCGACCTACATCGCGGTGGCGGCCTGGGGAATCGCTTTTGGAGGAGCCGGGACGTTGTTCCAGACGGCAATCGCCAAGACGGCCGCAGAGGCAGCGGATCTCGCCCAGTCGATGTTGGTCACGGCCTGGAACGTCGCCATCGCCGGCGGCGGGATCGTGGGGGGCGTCCTGCTCGATCACCTGGGTGTCGTTGCGTTCGCGCCTGTGCTGGTCGCTCTGTTGCTGCTGACGTTGGCGGTGGTGTGGTCCGCCAGGCAGTACGGTTTTACCGCGGGCATGCGCTGA